The following are encoded together in the Bacteroidales bacterium genome:
- a CDS encoding glycosyltransferase — MDRAFEILKFFVLNAVFIITALIFTTYLILTIFSAISLRKYLRKNSYVDYNSIVASPLAPSLSVIAPAFNESETIIDNIRTLLSLYYNNYEVVVVNDGSKDDSLEKIIEAYELEKVNYYFDYRLPCKRIRGVYKSQNRSFKKLTVIDKSNGGKADSLNAGLNVCRNDLVVSIDADSIMEPDALLKLVKPFMEAKEKRVIGAGGVIRIANSCEISEGHIQKINLPGKFLPRAQVMEYTRAFLMGRMAWSELDGLLLISGALGMFDRDIVIRAGGYSTVTVGEDMELVVRIRRYMAENGLDYDVVYIPDPLCWTEVPSTVRVLARQRSRWTRGTMETLIKHRKLFFNRKYGKLGILGYPYWLAFEYLAPIIEFLGICWFIYLVITNNLNWPFFLLLFGFVYFFAVSLSIWSVLFEEITFHKYEKRRDVLRLVGTAFLEPLFYHPMVMLMSIKGNIDKILNRNKWGKMERKGFGKN, encoded by the coding sequence TTGGACCGAGCATTTGAGATATTAAAGTTTTTTGTGCTGAACGCTGTATTTATTATTACGGCGCTCATCTTTACCACTTACCTGATTCTTACCATTTTCTCGGCAATCTCCCTGAGAAAATACCTGAGGAAGAACAGCTACGTGGATTATAACTCCATTGTGGCATCCCCCCTGGCACCATCCCTCTCGGTGATAGCCCCGGCCTTCAATGAAAGCGAGACCATTATTGACAACATCAGAACCCTGCTTTCGCTCTACTACAATAATTACGAGGTGGTGGTTGTGAACGACGGGAGCAAGGACGACTCTCTGGAAAAAATCATAGAAGCCTATGAACTGGAGAAGGTCAACTATTATTTTGACTACAGACTGCCATGCAAAAGGATCCGAGGGGTCTATAAGTCCCAGAACCGCTCCTTTAAGAAACTGACGGTGATCGATAAAAGCAACGGAGGGAAGGCCGATTCACTGAATGCCGGACTGAATGTCTGCAGGAACGATCTGGTGGTCAGTATCGATGCGGATTCCATCATGGAACCGGATGCACTTCTGAAACTGGTCAAGCCCTTTATGGAGGCCAAGGAGAAGAGGGTGATCGGTGCGGGAGGGGTGATTCGCATTGCAAACTCCTGCGAGATCTCAGAGGGACATATACAGAAAATTAACCTGCCCGGGAAATTTCTGCCCCGTGCCCAGGTGATGGAGTATACCCGGGCTTTCCTGATGGGAAGGATGGCCTGGAGCGAACTCGATGGTCTGCTGCTGATCTCGGGAGCCCTGGGGATGTTCGACCGGGATATAGTGATCAGGGCCGGGGGATACAGTACCGTAACAGTCGGAGAGGATATGGAGCTGGTAGTCCGTATCCGGAGGTATATGGCCGAGAATGGCCTGGACTATGATGTGGTCTATATTCCCGATCCACTCTGCTGGACAGAGGTCCCCTCCACCGTCAGGGTGCTAGCCAGGCAGCGGAGCCGGTGGACCCGGGGAACCATGGAAACCCTGATCAAGCACCGGAAGCTTTTTTTCAACAGAAAATATGGAAAACTGGGGATACTGGGTTATCCCTACTGGCTGGCCTTTGAGTACCTGGCGCCCATCATCGAATTCCTGGGTATCTGCTGGTTTATCTACCTGGTGATCACCAACAACCTCAACTGGCCCTTCTTCCTGCTGCTCTTTGGATTTGTCTATTTTTTTGCCGTTTCTCTCTCGATCTGGTCGGTGCTGTTTGAGGAGATTACCTTTCACAAATATGAGAAACGAAGGGATGTCCTCCGCCTGGTGGGAACCGCCTTCCTGGAACCCCTGTTTTATCACCCCATGGTGATGTTGATGAGCATCAAGGGAAACATCGATAAGATCCTGAACCGCAATAAGTGGGGAAAGATGGAACGGAAAGGATTCGGGAAAAACTGA
- a CDS encoding aldo/keto reductase, protein MKQKTVSRREFVKLSAAAAAGLTILPGFRFGLDQLPAPMKRSFGKIPFEVSTLGLGGQASLQWTPADVDPVPIILKAFRMGINYFDTSNLYDGSQLNFGKAFRQLNLIPGQTGYDENLRESIFLTTKTHQRWAKPGFPELKNVNNWSNGDPAGGAVADLKRSLSQMFGDGNGAYPEGSYVNMVLTHNLNFVEEVDVMYRGLETPLNQEENLGVLVALRDYRDGTNFTGLNPAHEKLIRHIGLSGHISSPAMMDMIRRDSYEILDAMLVAINANDRLYLNHQHNVIPVAQAKNMGIIAMKVFADGAMYSKYADWTRDSDGVVRSVGTRELPSKPLIEYALTTPGIHTAIIGIGQISEDHLKCQLVQNYYAAQITPDGLSREQREKIEKDAKRAKGGKTNYFQLPARGLTPPQDIKIGGAGQVEISWNSALAADDPLSHYEVYQGENLVANILHEPQISMEPFSYKVSSKEGSYKVVTVDRAGRRAESEALKV, encoded by the coding sequence ATGAAACAAAAGACAGTATCCCGCCGCGAATTTGTGAAACTATCTGCTGCAGCTGCAGCCGGACTCACCATACTGCCGGGCTTCCGTTTCGGACTGGACCAGCTCCCGGCCCCTATGAAGCGAAGCTTTGGTAAGATTCCCTTTGAAGTAAGCACCCTGGGGCTGGGCGGTCAGGCCTCCCTGCAATGGACCCCTGCAGACGTGGATCCGGTTCCCATTATTCTGAAAGCCTTCAGGATGGGGATTAACTATTTTGATACTTCCAACCTGTATGACGGCAGTCAGCTCAACTTCGGGAAGGCCTTCCGGCAGCTGAACCTGATCCCCGGCCAGACGGGCTATGATGAAAATCTGCGTGAATCCATTTTCCTGACCACCAAGACCCATCAACGATGGGCCAAACCAGGTTTCCCTGAGCTGAAGAATGTAAACAACTGGTCCAACGGGGATCCCGCAGGAGGAGCTGTTGCCGATTTGAAACGATCCCTTTCGCAAATGTTTGGAGATGGAAACGGAGCCTACCCCGAAGGATCTTATGTGAATATGGTGCTCACCCATAACCTGAACTTTGTGGAGGAGGTGGATGTGATGTACAGGGGATTGGAAACCCCTCTGAACCAGGAGGAGAATTTAGGCGTGCTGGTGGCACTCCGGGACTACCGTGACGGCACCAACTTTACCGGGTTAAATCCGGCCCATGAGAAGCTGATCCGGCATATCGGACTCTCGGGTCACATCAGCTCCCCGGCGATGATGGATATGATCCGAAGGGATAGCTATGAGATCCTGGATGCCATGCTGGTGGCCATCAACGCCAATGACAGGCTCTACCTGAACCACCAGCACAATGTGATCCCGGTGGCACAGGCAAAAAATATGGGAATCATTGCCATGAAGGTATTTGCCGATGGGGCCATGTACTCCAAATATGCTGACTGGACCAGGGATTCGGATGGGGTGGTTCGAAGCGTGGGAACCAGGGAACTGCCCAGCAAACCCCTGATCGAATATGCGCTTACGACCCCCGGCATTCATACGGCCATTATCGGGATCGGCCAAATCTCGGAGGATCACCTGAAGTGCCAGCTGGTTCAGAACTATTATGCGGCTCAGATAACCCCTGACGGTTTGAGCCGGGAGCAGCGTGAGAAAATCGAGAAAGATGCAAAGCGTGCAAAAGGAGGAAAGACCAATTACTTCCAGCTTCCTGCCAGGGGACTGACCCCGCCCCAGGATATTAAGATCGGCGGGGCCGGGCAGGTGGAGATCAGCTGGAACAGTGCCCTGGCCGCTGACGATCCGCTCTCCCATTACGAAGTGTACCAGGGAGAAAATCTGGTGGCAAACATTTTGCATGAACCCCAGATCAGTATGGAGCCGTTCAGCTACAAAGTCAGCAGCAAAGAAGGAAGCTATAAAGTGGTTACGGTGGACCGGGCGGGCAGGCGGGCCGAAAGTGAGGCCTTAAAGGTTTAG
- a CDS encoding ABC transporter permease: MWKNFIRVTLRSLNKNKAFNAINIAGLAIGLASAIFIILYILSETSYDRFNERAADIYRLYLDGKMAGEEFKGAWVSSITGPAFYEDIPEVEMFCRFDWANNRLMWVDPANKYLENQLLYADSTFFEFFTIKLLQGDPHTCLDEPNTIVLTRSKALQYFPEGDAIGKSIAMNNDSTLYRVTGVVEEAPRTSHFDYDFICSYSTYESSRRTSWFNNHMQTYLLVRPGADPELLDEKLQTITLKYIGPELQQIMGVSAEELFGSDARYGFHPQPLLDIHLNSGIEVPGDIGYRPNGNRTYLIIFGIIAFFVLVIASINFMNLSTARSLSRAKEVSLRKVVGSDRKQLIQQFLFESVFLSLLSLVIALVLVTALLHPFNNLVGLNLEYGDIFKWYMIPAFILLAVLVGLLSGSYPSFVLASFKPIFALKGNARAKNGTTVLRNALVIIQFSISIIIIAGTLVIYWQFQYMTRKDLGFDKEQLVVMERIHPLGAGNEIQTFKKELLTHSAVLSATNSTAYLGAPNNNNAYAIKGRPLEETVLFHTFWTDEDFMETYRFGLASPESRYLSEEFSSDSSACLVNEAAVRKYKLEDPLNQSIMWGFDDPENARELRIVGVMKDYHFLTIKHEVGAQIVILKDKNWDWAGYLTVRLAPGKENIEAGLAYVEQVWKEFTNDQPFQYFFLDEELESYYAEEKKTGAVTMIFSILAIFIASLGLFGLTLYNSQKRIREIGIRRVMGATERNIITVISKSVAYAVGISILIAMPVAYLMMQDWLRDFPYNVGFQPLLFVTAALLAIIIAMVTVTFTSLRAARINPAMALHYE, encoded by the coding sequence ATGTGGAAAAATTTCATCCGGGTCACCCTGCGGAGTCTGAATAAGAACAAGGCATTCAATGCCATTAATATCGCAGGTCTGGCCATCGGACTGGCAAGTGCCATCTTTATCATCTTGTATATCCTTAGCGAAACCAGCTACGACAGGTTCAATGAAAGGGCTGCGGACATCTACAGGCTTTATCTCGACGGGAAGATGGCGGGTGAGGAGTTTAAGGGTGCCTGGGTCAGCTCCATAACCGGGCCGGCCTTTTATGAGGATATCCCGGAGGTTGAGATGTTTTGTCGCTTCGATTGGGCCAATAACCGGCTGATGTGGGTCGATCCGGCCAACAAATACCTGGAAAATCAGCTGCTCTATGCAGACTCCACCTTTTTCGAATTTTTCACCATCAAACTCTTGCAGGGGGATCCCCACACCTGCCTCGACGAACCCAATACCATTGTTCTGACCCGGTCCAAGGCCTTGCAGTATTTTCCTGAAGGGGATGCCATCGGGAAATCCATTGCCATGAACAATGATTCCACACTCTACCGGGTCACCGGGGTGGTGGAGGAGGCGCCGCGCACCTCCCATTTCGACTACGATTTTATTTGTTCCTATTCCACCTATGAATCGAGCAGGCGCACCTCCTGGTTCAACAACCATATGCAGACCTATCTTCTGGTGCGGCCGGGTGCCGATCCGGAACTCCTGGATGAAAAGCTGCAAACCATCACTCTGAAATATATCGGGCCGGAACTTCAGCAGATCATGGGGGTCAGTGCCGAAGAGCTCTTTGGATCGGATGCCAGGTATGGCTTCCATCCCCAGCCGCTGCTGGACATCCATCTGAATTCGGGAATTGAGGTACCCGGCGACATTGGCTATCGTCCCAATGGAAATCGTACCTACCTGATTATTTTCGGCATCATTGCCTTTTTTGTCCTGGTGATCGCTTCCATCAACTTTATGAACCTGAGTACGGCCCGTTCCTTAAGCAGGGCCAAGGAGGTAAGTCTCAGAAAGGTGGTGGGATCTGACCGCAAACAACTGATACAGCAGTTCCTGTTTGAAAGTGTTTTTCTCAGCCTGCTCTCCCTGGTGATTGCCCTTGTTCTGGTAACAGCGCTGCTGCACCCCTTCAACAACCTGGTGGGACTCAATCTCGAGTATGGGGATATCTTTAAATGGTACATGATCCCTGCCTTTATTCTCCTGGCTGTTCTGGTGGGTCTGCTCAGTGGCAGTTACCCCTCTTTTGTACTGGCATCCTTCAAACCCATTTTTGCTTTAAAGGGAAATGCAAGGGCAAAAAACGGGACCACGGTGTTGCGAAATGCCCTGGTGATTATCCAGTTCTCCATATCCATCATCATCATTGCCGGCACCCTGGTTATCTACTGGCAGTTTCAGTATATGACCAGGAAGGACCTGGGGTTTGATAAGGAGCAGCTGGTGGTCATGGAGCGTATCCATCCCCTGGGAGCCGGAAATGAGATACAAACCTTTAAAAAGGAGCTGCTCACGCATTCAGCAGTGCTTTCGGCCACCAATTCGACGGCCTACCTGGGGGCTCCCAACAACAACAATGCCTATGCCATTAAGGGCAGGCCTCTGGAGGAGACGGTGCTTTTCCATACCTTCTGGACCGATGAGGATTTTATGGAGACCTACCGCTTTGGACTGGCATCTCCGGAGAGCCGCTATCTTTCAGAAGAGTTTTCCAGCGATTCTTCAGCATGTCTGGTGAACGAGGCGGCAGTGAGGAAGTATAAGCTGGAAGATCCGCTCAACCAATCCATTATGTGGGGCTTTGATGACCCGGAAAATGCCAGAGAGCTGCGGATTGTCGGAGTTATGAAGGATTACCATTTTCTTACTATCAAGCATGAAGTGGGTGCCCAGATTGTCATTCTGAAGGATAAAAACTGGGACTGGGCTGGTTATCTGACTGTGCGCCTGGCTCCTGGCAAAGAAAATATAGAAGCGGGTCTGGCTTATGTGGAACAGGTCTGGAAAGAGTTTACCAATGATCAGCCCTTCCAGTATTTCTTCCTGGATGAAGAGCTCGAAAGCTACTATGCCGAAGAGAAAAAGACCGGGGCTGTCACCATGATCTTCTCCATCCTGGCCATCTTTATTGCTTCGCTGGGACTCTTCGGCCTCACGCTTTACAATTCCCAGAAGCGGATCAGGGAGATAGGTATCCGAAGAGTGATGGGAGCCACCGAGAGAAACATAATCACGGTGATCTCAAAAAGTGTGGCTTATGCGGTTGGTATTTCCATCCTGATTGCCATGCCGGTGGCCTACTTGATGATGCAGGACTGGTTGCGCGATTTTCCATATAACGTAGGTTTCCAGCCCCTTCTCTTTGTGACGGCGGCACTGCTTGCCATTATCATCGCCATGGTGACAGTTACCTTTACCTCTCTCAGGGCGGCCCGGATCAATCCGGCCATGGCCTTACATTATGAGTAG
- a CDS encoding Gfo/Idh/MocA family oxidoreductase — translation MKKENRREFIKKTSAAAAGISLGGLAASAKSYRRIMGANERLNVGIIGCMRRAEAIRSSFTDLKDQVEVSYVCDVVKDRRDQYAASLKEPLGYLPAAVNDFREILADSRVDAVFHLTPDHWHAPGSFLALEAGKHVYVEKPLTHNPREGELFLEFEKKFPQVIFMGTQQRSQSTARKVVKELQDGLIGDIYQVLAHYTNGRASIGKGKVMAPPEGFDWDLFQGPAPRQDYMDILFDYNWHWFWPWGTGETGNNATHEFDVARWILQVDHPEEVHCSAGKYYYREDDWSMYDTMDVRMKYPGGKTIRWDGRSRTGHSIYGEGRGNVAYGTEGTATISRNGYKIYDLHGKLVREEEEAAQSVTTGMGGGGDITTRHIHNFFQTVRGQAKPNSVLKEAAGSSHLNHLANIAYLTGGSLKVDPSSGHILDEEIMKKHWAREYEPGWEPVL, via the coding sequence ATGAAAAAGGAAAACAGAAGAGAATTTATAAAAAAAACCAGCGCAGCGGCTGCAGGGATCAGCCTGGGAGGGCTTGCCGCCTCGGCAAAAAGTTACCGAAGGATTATGGGGGCCAACGAGCGCCTGAATGTGGGTATTATCGGCTGTATGCGACGGGCAGAAGCCATCCGCTCCTCTTTCACGGACCTGAAGGACCAGGTGGAGGTGTCCTATGTGTGTGATGTGGTTAAGGATCGCAGGGATCAGTATGCGGCCTCTCTGAAGGAGCCTCTGGGATACCTGCCTGCGGCTGTCAACGACTTCAGGGAGATCCTGGCAGACAGCCGCGTGGATGCGGTGTTTCATCTCACTCCGGACCACTGGCATGCCCCCGGCTCCTTCCTGGCCCTGGAGGCCGGGAAACATGTGTATGTGGAGAAGCCTCTCACCCATAATCCGCGAGAGGGAGAGCTTTTTCTGGAGTTTGAAAAAAAATTTCCGCAGGTGATCTTTATGGGGACCCAGCAGCGTTCGCAAAGCACCGCCCGCAAAGTGGTCAAAGAGCTGCAGGATGGCTTGATCGGAGATATTTACCAGGTACTGGCGCACTATACCAACGGGCGGGCCTCCATCGGGAAGGGGAAGGTAATGGCCCCGCCGGAAGGATTTGACTGGGATCTGTTCCAGGGGCCGGCCCCCAGGCAGGATTATATGGATATCCTCTTTGATTATAACTGGCACTGGTTCTGGCCCTGGGGGACGGGCGAGACCGGAAACAATGCCACTCATGAGTTTGATGTGGCCCGTTGGATTCTTCAGGTGGACCATCCGGAAGAGGTGCATTGCAGTGCCGGTAAATATTATTACCGGGAAGACGACTGGTCCATGTACGATACCATGGACGTAAGAATGAAGTATCCCGGCGGCAAAACCATTCGCTGGGATGGAAGGAGCCGGACCGGACACAGCATTTATGGGGAGGGACGTGGTAACGTGGCTTACGGAACAGAGGGAACCGCCACCATCAGCAGAAACGGTTACAAAATATATGACCTGCACGGAAAGCTTGTCAGAGAGGAAGAGGAAGCCGCTCAAAGTGTGACCACCGGCATGGGTGGCGGAGGTGATATCACCACCAGGCATATCCATAACTTCTTTCAGACTGTCCGGGGGCAGGCCAAACCCAATTCGGTGCTCAAAGAGGCTGCCGGGAGCTCACATCTGAACCACCTTGCAAATATTGCATATCTGACGGGCGGAAGCCTGAAGGTGGATCCCTCCAGCGGACACATTCTCGATGAGGAGATCATGAAAAAGCACTGGGCCCGGGAGTATGAGCCGGGCTGGGAGCCTGTTCTCTGA